One Amycolatopsis thermophila DNA segment encodes these proteins:
- a CDS encoding cytochrome P450, which translates to MSAATAAPGPAPWATYRDHDLDAEYEKALKTSDDSLHDPHPIYDELRSRGSVYRSDVLTDVFKLPYSMANAAGDRQVFTFLSHDACAQAYRHPEIFSSTVLQETVGRVQGNSLITFDPPEHTRLRRLLTEAFNKKQFTRWRDEIVDPVVQEVFARFAQRGSADLMREFALWLPIRVVHEIIGLDAGLLGEFTRLAVGLQLVKTRPDIAGAASQRLAELFGEVIDRRRREPGNTTVDVLIDARVDGEHPLTDEEILSFLRVLLVAGGETTTRGLGSLLVGLLNDPEQLDLLRQDRTLLPQAVEEALRWESPTQFNYRLTKADVEIDGVHIPAGAGINLCIAAANRDPMRYEDPHRFDIRRKPRSHLAFGFGAHLCIGMHVARTEITLAMNAVLDRLPGVRLPAGHGPLTIEGSTFRNPSTIPIEWDV; encoded by the coding sequence GTGTCCGCAGCTACCGCCGCACCGGGCCCGGCCCCGTGGGCCACGTACCGCGACCACGATCTCGACGCGGAGTACGAGAAGGCGCTGAAAACGTCCGATGACTCGCTCCACGACCCGCATCCGATCTACGACGAACTACGCTCGCGGGGCTCGGTCTACCGGAGTGACGTGCTCACCGACGTGTTCAAGCTGCCGTACTCGATGGCGAACGCGGCGGGCGACAGGCAAGTGTTCACCTTCCTCAGCCACGACGCCTGCGCGCAGGCCTACCGCCACCCGGAGATCTTCAGCTCGACCGTGCTGCAGGAAACCGTCGGGCGCGTCCAGGGGAACAGCCTCATCACGTTCGACCCGCCCGAGCACACCCGGTTGCGCCGGCTGCTGACCGAGGCCTTCAACAAGAAGCAGTTCACCCGCTGGCGGGACGAGATCGTCGACCCCGTGGTCCAGGAGGTCTTCGCCCGGTTCGCCCAGCGTGGGTCCGCGGACCTGATGCGGGAGTTCGCACTCTGGCTGCCCATCCGGGTCGTGCACGAGATCATCGGCCTCGACGCCGGGCTGCTCGGCGAGTTCACCCGGCTCGCCGTCGGGCTCCAGCTCGTCAAGACCCGCCCCGACATCGCCGGCGCCGCGTCGCAACGTCTGGCCGAACTGTTCGGCGAGGTGATCGACCGGCGCCGGCGCGAACCCGGCAACACCACGGTCGACGTGCTGATCGACGCGCGGGTCGACGGCGAGCACCCGCTCACCGACGAGGAGATCCTGTCCTTCCTGCGCGTGCTGCTCGTGGCGGGCGGGGAAACGACCACCCGCGGTCTCGGCTCGCTCCTGGTCGGCCTGCTCAACGACCCCGAGCAGCTCGACCTGCTGCGTCAGGACCGCACCCTGCTGCCCCAGGCGGTCGAAGAGGCTCTTCGCTGGGAGTCCCCCACCCAGTTCAACTACCGCCTCACCAAGGCCGACGTCGAAATCGACGGCGTGCACATCCCGGCGGGCGCGGGCATCAACCTGTGCATCGCCGCAGCGAACCGGGATCCGATGCGCTACGAGGACCCGCACCGCTTCGACATCCGCCGCAAGCCCCGCAGCCACCTCGCCTTCGGCTTCGGAGCCCACCTGTGCATCGGCATGCACGTGGCCCGGACGGAGATCACGCTCGCGATGAACGCGGTGCTGGACCGGCTCCCGGGCGTGCGCCTCCCGGCCGGCCACGGCCCGCTGACCATCGAGGGCTCCACCTTCCGCAACCCGTCGACGATCCCCATCGAGTGGGACGTCTGA
- a CDS encoding SDR family NAD(P)-dependent oxidoreductase, producing the protein MSDVDCLSGRVALVTGGAGGIGGGAAAELARRGAAVVLLDRAQAGPADAARRLSGTTGGELTGVAASVVDPAEVGAAVTTVLERYGRLDIAVNAAGVPGPRGPVTGLTDADWDLVVRTHLYGTMHVTRAVLPSMLAAGWGRIVNVTSSAAWDPGPGLAPYAAAKAGITGFTRSVAAEVGQSGVTVNCVAPGLTATPAVEAKWPDPEDQAAQTRRLGSVVPRFGRVGEIAVAVATLCLPSAAYTTGSTVHVNGGSYMP; encoded by the coding sequence ATGTCCGATGTGGACTGTTTGTCGGGCCGCGTCGCGCTCGTCACCGGCGGTGCCGGTGGCATCGGTGGCGGCGCCGCGGCGGAACTCGCCCGCCGTGGCGCCGCGGTCGTCCTGCTGGACCGGGCGCAAGCCGGGCCCGCGGACGCCGCCCGCCGCCTCTCCGGCACGACCGGCGGAGAGCTGACCGGGGTCGCCGCCTCCGTCGTCGATCCGGCGGAGGTCGGCGCGGCGGTCACGACGGTCCTCGAGCGGTACGGCCGCCTCGACATCGCCGTCAACGCCGCGGGCGTTCCCGGGCCCCGCGGGCCGGTCACCGGCCTCACCGACGCGGACTGGGACCTCGTCGTGCGGACCCATCTGTACGGCACGATGCACGTGACCCGCGCGGTACTGCCGTCGATGCTCGCGGCGGGCTGGGGCCGGATCGTCAACGTCACCTCCTCGGCGGCCTGGGACCCCGGGCCGGGACTGGCGCCGTACGCGGCGGCCAAGGCGGGCATCACCGGGTTCACCCGGTCCGTCGCCGCCGAGGTCGGGCAGTCGGGGGTCACCGTCAACTGCGTCGCCCCGGGCCTGACCGCCACACCCGCGGTCGAGGCCAAGTGGCCCGATCCCGAGGACCAGGCCGCACAGACGCGCCGGCTGGGGTCGGTCGTGCCGCGGTTCGGCCGGGTCGGGGAGATCGCGGTCGCCGTGGCCACGCTGTGCCTCCCGTCAGCCGCCTACACGACCGGGAGCACCGTGCACGTCAACGGCGGTTCCTACATGCCCTGA
- a CDS encoding ferredoxin — protein sequence MMRIKVDPSQCQGYARCLMIDEDVFPLDDEGCSAADGTTVSPERRGIAQEAGFVPAGRDRCRGVTPAPRDPAVVVEEFLASVADLRRTEPIRTCLHAVVQDVMKASRLAIEAVRGRRPGATGIAVRAGSLAVRGQ from the coding sequence ATGATGCGGATCAAGGTCGACCCGTCGCAGTGCCAGGGATACGCACGGTGCCTGATGATCGACGAGGACGTGTTCCCGCTCGACGACGAGGGGTGCTCGGCAGCGGACGGGACGACAGTTTCGCCGGAGCGGCGGGGGATCGCGCAGGAGGCTGGATTCGTGCCCGCAGGGCGCGATCGGTGTCGTGGAGTGACCCCGGCGCCGCGGGACCCGGCGGTTGTCGTCGAGGAGTTCCTGGCGAGCGTCGCCGATCTTCGGCGCACGGAGCCGATCAGGACCTGTCTGCACGCCGTGGTGCAGGACGTGATGAAGGCGTCCCGGCTCGCGATCGAGGCCGTGCGCGGCCGCCGGCCCGGTGCCACAGGGATCGCCGTGCGGGCGGGCAGCCTCGCTGTGCGCGGGCAGTGA
- a CDS encoding GMC family oxidoreductase, translating into MTAHQEWDYIVVGAGSAGCVLADRLSESPDNRVLVLEAGGSDLHPMVQLPVGLYRMPRGLDWNYSAEPDPSLGGRTDKWAAGKVLGGSSSVNGMIWVRGDPADFDEWEKLGATGWGYADVLPYFRRAETYRRGSDRFRGGTGPQHVAPVGVRHPLNDAFLMAATQAGLPFNPDYNGERQIGAARTQVSQRRGIRWSTARGHLARARRRRNCTVWTHAQVLRVLVEGGRAVGVEVRRGNTVTQLRCAGEVVLSAGAIASPRLLMLSGIGPADHLREHGVPVLADVPGVGRNLQEHACAPMSFEVNVPSLNQELHAWGFLRHGLDFVLRGQGGATATAAQALLFGTFSPESTRTDFEVMFAPFGFEHGKAKRKKGDGHDVHAMQLAKNAVGRALLCPVHPQGRGSITLRSADPLAPPRIDRPMYGDPRDLQAMVEVFRFMRKVTAAPAFRKYIRAEVLPGPSVQSDEELVEVIKRTSYGGQHAAGTCRMGSGPEAVVDPELRVSGVDGLRVADASVMPTLPSGNTNAATIMIGEKAADHVLTSAR; encoded by the coding sequence GTGACAGCCCACCAGGAATGGGACTACATCGTCGTCGGCGCCGGCTCGGCGGGCTGCGTGCTCGCGGACCGGTTGTCGGAGTCACCGGACAACCGCGTGCTGGTGCTGGAGGCGGGCGGGTCCGACCTGCACCCGATGGTGCAGTTGCCCGTCGGCCTCTACCGCATGCCGCGCGGTCTGGACTGGAACTACAGCGCGGAGCCCGACCCCTCACTCGGCGGCCGCACCGACAAGTGGGCCGCCGGCAAGGTGCTCGGCGGCAGCAGCTCGGTCAACGGGATGATCTGGGTCCGCGGTGACCCGGCCGACTTCGACGAGTGGGAGAAGCTGGGCGCCACGGGGTGGGGATACGCGGATGTGCTGCCCTACTTCAGGCGAGCGGAGACCTACCGACGTGGCAGTGACCGCTTCCGCGGCGGCACCGGTCCCCAGCACGTGGCACCGGTCGGCGTGCGGCACCCGCTCAACGACGCCTTCCTGATGGCCGCGACCCAGGCGGGCCTGCCGTTCAACCCGGACTACAACGGCGAACGCCAGATCGGCGCGGCGCGGACGCAGGTGTCCCAGCGCCGCGGCATCCGGTGGAGCACTGCGCGCGGTCACCTCGCCCGTGCCCGGCGGCGCCGCAACTGCACGGTCTGGACGCACGCGCAGGTCCTGCGCGTGCTCGTCGAAGGCGGACGTGCGGTGGGCGTGGAGGTCCGCCGCGGGAACACCGTGACGCAGCTCCGTTGCGCAGGCGAGGTCGTGCTCAGCGCAGGCGCGATCGCCAGCCCGCGCCTGCTGATGCTCTCCGGGATCGGGCCGGCTGACCACCTGCGCGAGCACGGCGTCCCGGTGCTCGCGGACGTGCCCGGCGTGGGCCGCAACCTCCAGGAGCACGCCTGCGCGCCGATGTCGTTCGAGGTCAACGTCCCCAGCCTGAACCAGGAACTGCACGCGTGGGGGTTCCTCCGGCACGGGCTGGACTTCGTGCTGCGCGGGCAGGGCGGCGCGACCGCCACGGCGGCCCAGGCGCTGCTGTTCGGCACCTTCTCCCCGGAGAGCACCCGCACCGATTTCGAGGTCATGTTCGCGCCGTTCGGGTTCGAGCACGGCAAGGCCAAACGGAAGAAGGGCGACGGGCACGACGTCCACGCCATGCAGCTGGCGAAGAACGCGGTCGGTCGCGCCCTGCTCTGCCCGGTGCATCCCCAGGGTCGCGGCAGCATCACGTTGCGGTCCGCCGATCCCCTGGCGCCGCCCCGCATTGACCGTCCGATGTACGGCGATCCGCGCGACCTGCAGGCGATGGTCGAGGTCTTCCGCTTCATGCGGAAGGTCACGGCGGCGCCGGCGTTCCGCAAGTACATCCGCGCGGAGGTCCTCCCTGGCCCTTCTGTGCAGAGCGACGAGGAGCTCGTCGAGGTCATCAAGCGGACCAGCTACGGCGGGCAGCACGCCGCCGGGACCTGCCGGATGGGGTCCGGCCCCGAGGCTGTGGTCGACCCCGAGCTGAGGGTCAGCGGTGTCGACGGGCTGCGCGTCGCGGACGCCTCCGTCATGCCCACGCTGCCCAGCGGCAACACCAACGCCGCGACGATCATGATCGGCGAGAAGGCCGCCGATCACGTGCTGACCAGCGCCCGGTAA
- a CDS encoding CaiB/BaiF CoA transferase family protein, with protein sequence MPPEDTGVPPQLDGLRVLDLSNYTPGPFATQILADLGATVLKVERPPHGDLERLSVPEYFRAYNRGKHSIALDLRDPDDRAVLHKLAAEADVVVEGFRPGVAERIGAGFAELGRLNPRLVYVSLPGVPAASPFAHDRAHDSEFQSRVGALAVLAGEGEPAYDVPYPVSDYAAGMYATIGILAALARPTGAPVRIEAPCFSAALAWMYPMLCRLVHPVGTPSRGRMPGVGVFVTSDGRHLTMSTIEDRGWVELCRAIGRPDVADDPGLATLAQRKERFDELDEMLRSAIAARPLAHWETVLRDHEVSVGPVRTPHEALEDELVRSLGMLHEGEEPGSAPALGLPLNGLRSVVHRHVPALDEDGDAVRADGWTALDRG encoded by the coding sequence ATGCCACCAGAGGACACTGGAGTCCCGCCGCAGCTCGACGGCCTGCGTGTGCTGGACCTGTCGAACTACACGCCCGGTCCGTTCGCGACGCAGATCCTGGCCGATCTCGGCGCGACGGTGCTCAAGGTGGAGCGGCCTCCGCACGGTGACCTGGAACGGCTGTCGGTACCCGAGTACTTCCGGGCCTACAACCGGGGCAAGCACTCGATCGCGCTCGACCTGCGCGATCCCGACGACCGCGCCGTGCTGCACAAGCTCGCCGCGGAGGCAGACGTGGTCGTGGAAGGGTTCCGGCCCGGCGTCGCCGAGCGGATCGGTGCCGGGTTCGCGGAACTGGGCCGGCTGAACCCCCGGCTGGTCTACGTCTCGCTCCCCGGTGTTCCGGCCGCGTCCCCGTTCGCGCACGACCGGGCCCACGACTCGGAGTTCCAGTCGCGCGTCGGAGCGCTGGCGGTGCTGGCGGGCGAGGGCGAGCCCGCCTACGACGTGCCCTACCCGGTGTCGGACTACGCGGCCGGGATGTACGCGACGATCGGCATCCTCGCGGCGCTCGCCCGGCCGACGGGAGCGCCCGTCCGGATCGAAGCCCCATGCTTTTCCGCGGCGCTGGCGTGGATGTACCCGATGCTGTGCCGGCTGGTGCACCCGGTCGGCACGCCGTCGCGGGGACGGATGCCGGGGGTCGGTGTCTTCGTCACCTCCGACGGCCGCCACCTCACGATGTCGACCATCGAGGACCGGGGCTGGGTGGAACTGTGCCGCGCGATCGGGCGCCCCGACGTGGCCGACGATCCCGGGTTGGCCACGCTGGCCCAGCGCAAGGAGCGGTTCGACGAGCTGGACGAGATGCTGCGGTCGGCGATCGCGGCCCGTCCGCTGGCCCACTGGGAGACCGTGCTCCGGGACCACGAGGTGTCCGTCGGGCCGGTGCGCACGCCGCACGAGGCGCTCGAGGACGAACTGGTCCGGTCGCTGGGAATGCTGCACGAAGGCGAGGAACCCGGCTCCGCGCCGGCGCTCGGGTTGCCGCTGAACGGTCTGCGGTCCGTGGTCCACCGGCACGTGCCGGCCCTCGACGAAGACGGCGACGCCGTCCGGGCCGATGGCTGGACCGCGCTCGACCGCGGATAG
- a CDS encoding ABC transporter substrate-binding protein translates to MLSRTSRLTAILTAALTAASLTACAGAGRSATTAGGEVNRAATVRFSIANPPVQFDPIASRNEIGDVTYFGALYDGLTGVNQNGDLVPRLAERWEESPDKLSWTFTLRPGARFHDGAPIDSAAVVANLERALAARSANGLLKAKLGPVTGVRATGPATVTFTVSAPYPSLPAVLASPVLGMASPAAFATLATAPVGSGPYKFVSQSANRAVYERFDGYWDPGAAKAARLELLSIPDGPARMNALRSGQIDGANAQINLYADTKGFQSDPAYQVLTKPTQSVFTLYLNTTHAPLDNPDVRRALNYAVDRNALSALVGGLCQPAVQPFPTGPGHIDGAEQQYPYDPEKAKQLLASAGATGLTINGIFLAAGLSQTLAPAIQAQMAKAGIDLQINGVNQNDARGIFRSGKPDLMVHQINGELDPALTLENNFLGLDSPGGASPEITARARQAIAAPIGSPERTAALEQFSRAVIAEPVHVHVCSIPNLFTGTAKLVGLDQMPWSSITLNPDIRTLGLTN, encoded by the coding sequence ATGTTGTCCAGAACGTCGCGCCTCACTGCCATCCTGACCGCCGCACTGACCGCGGCGAGCCTGACCGCGTGCGCCGGAGCCGGCCGGTCGGCGACCACCGCGGGCGGGGAGGTGAACCGCGCCGCGACGGTCCGCTTCTCGATCGCGAACCCACCGGTCCAGTTCGACCCCATCGCGTCCCGCAACGAGATCGGCGACGTCACCTACTTCGGCGCCCTGTACGACGGGCTGACCGGGGTCAACCAGAACGGCGACCTCGTGCCCCGGCTCGCCGAACGGTGGGAGGAGTCCCCCGACAAGCTGTCCTGGACCTTCACCCTCCGCCCCGGCGCGAGGTTCCACGACGGCGCGCCGATCGACAGCGCCGCCGTCGTCGCCAACCTCGAACGCGCGCTGGCGGCCCGCTCGGCCAACGGTTTGCTGAAGGCCAAGCTCGGCCCGGTCACCGGAGTCCGGGCCACCGGCCCCGCCACCGTGACGTTCACCGTTTCGGCGCCCTACCCCAGCCTGCCCGCCGTACTGGCCAGCCCCGTTCTCGGCATGGCGAGCCCGGCCGCCTTCGCCACACTGGCCACCGCGCCGGTCGGCTCGGGTCCCTACAAGTTCGTCTCCCAGTCGGCCAACCGCGCGGTCTACGAACGCTTCGACGGCTACTGGGACCCGGGGGCCGCCAAGGCCGCCCGGCTCGAGCTTCTGTCCATCCCGGACGGTCCCGCCCGGATGAACGCGCTGCGCAGCGGCCAGATCGACGGGGCGAACGCACAGATCAACCTCTACGCCGACACCAAGGGATTCCAGTCCGACCCCGCCTACCAGGTACTGACCAAGCCGACGCAATCGGTGTTCACGCTCTACCTGAACACCACGCACGCGCCCCTGGACAACCCCGACGTCCGTCGCGCCCTGAACTACGCCGTGGACCGCAACGCCCTCAGCGCCCTGGTGGGCGGCCTGTGCCAGCCGGCGGTCCAGCCGTTCCCGACGGGCCCCGGGCACATCGACGGCGCCGAGCAGCAATATCCCTACGACCCGGAGAAGGCGAAGCAGCTGCTGGCCTCCGCCGGCGCCACCGGGCTCACCATCAACGGGATCTTCCTGGCCGCCGGTCTGTCCCAGACGCTGGCACCGGCGATCCAGGCGCAGATGGCGAAGGCCGGCATCGACCTCCAGATCAACGGTGTCAACCAGAACGACGCGCGCGGGATCTTCCGCAGTGGCAAGCCGGATCTGATGGTCCACCAGATCAACGGCGAGCTGGACCCGGCGCTGACCCTGGAGAACAACTTCCTCGGCCTGGACAGCCCGGGTGGCGCCTCGCCGGAGATCACGGCCCGCGCCCGGCAGGCCATCGCGGCCCCCATCGGCTCGCCGGAACGCACCGCGGCACTGGAGCAGTTCAGCCGGGCCGTGATCGCCGAACCGGTCCATGTCCACGTGTGCAGCATCCCGAACCTCTTCACCGGCACCGCCAAGCTCGTCGGCCTGGACCAGATGCCGTGGAGCTCGATCACGCTCAACCCGGACATCCGCACCCTCGGCCTGACGAACTGA
- a CDS encoding aldehyde dehydrogenase has translation MPGYDYDRILIGGRWTEPASPEKVDVVSPATEEVVARIPRVTAADVDRAVDAARESWRRREWRDAPPDERVAAVRRLAGLLAEHADDLAQRVTSEMGSPITMSKGSQAGAIGLVRSFADAYEKLTLEERRPGPRGPAWILREPVGVVAAISPWNGPLFLSLVKVVPALLTGCSVVAKPAVETPLTGFVLGELLQRAGIPDGVVSILPADRDAGQHLVAHPGIDKVTFTGSTAAGRRIAATCGEQLKRVSLELGGKSAALALDDVEVDVLVPALLAGSFYNSGQACNALTRLVVHTSRHDEVVDALIDGVKGLVVGDPADPKTQIGPMASATQRARVESYIEAGRAEGATVACGGGRPAGLPRGWYVEPTVFTGVDNSMRIAQEEIFGPVLSVIPFDGGDEAAVAIANDSDYGLHGAVFTADPERALAVARRVESGTFTLNGYLTNTAAPFGGLKASGLGREFGPEGLGEFLEYRTINDPRASA, from the coding sequence GTGCCTGGATATGACTACGACCGGATCCTGATCGGCGGCCGCTGGACCGAACCCGCGAGCCCCGAGAAGGTCGATGTCGTCTCCCCCGCGACCGAGGAGGTCGTCGCGCGGATCCCCCGCGTCACCGCCGCCGACGTGGACCGAGCCGTCGACGCCGCGCGGGAGTCGTGGCGGCGGCGGGAGTGGCGCGACGCCCCACCGGACGAGCGTGTCGCGGCGGTCCGCCGGCTGGCCGGCCTGCTCGCGGAGCACGCCGATGACCTGGCCCAGCGCGTCACGAGCGAGATGGGCTCCCCGATCACGATGTCGAAGGGCAGCCAGGCCGGGGCCATCGGCCTCGTCCGCTCGTTCGCCGACGCTTACGAGAAGCTGACGCTCGAAGAACGCAGGCCGGGTCCGCGCGGGCCGGCGTGGATCCTGCGGGAGCCGGTCGGTGTGGTGGCCGCGATCTCGCCCTGGAACGGGCCGCTGTTCCTGTCCCTGGTCAAGGTCGTCCCGGCCCTGCTGACGGGGTGCTCGGTCGTGGCCAAACCGGCGGTGGAGACCCCCCTGACCGGGTTCGTGCTCGGCGAGCTGCTCCAGCGGGCCGGCATTCCCGACGGGGTCGTGAGCATCCTGCCCGCCGACCGCGACGCCGGGCAGCACCTCGTCGCCCACCCGGGGATCGACAAGGTGACCTTCACGGGCAGCACGGCCGCGGGCCGCCGGATCGCCGCCACCTGCGGCGAGCAGCTCAAGCGGGTGAGCCTCGAGCTGGGGGGCAAGTCGGCGGCACTCGCCCTCGACGACGTCGAGGTGGACGTGCTGGTGCCGGCGCTGCTCGCCGGGTCGTTCTACAACAGCGGTCAGGCGTGCAACGCGCTGACCCGGCTGGTCGTGCACACCTCCCGCCACGACGAGGTCGTCGACGCGCTCATCGACGGGGTCAAGGGGCTCGTCGTCGGCGATCCGGCCGATCCGAAGACCCAGATCGGCCCGATGGCTTCGGCCACGCAGCGCGCGCGGGTGGAGAGCTACATCGAGGCCGGACGCGCCGAAGGCGCCACGGTCGCGTGCGGCGGCGGACGACCGGCCGGCCTGCCCCGCGGATGGTACGTCGAGCCGACCGTCTTCACCGGCGTGGACAACTCCATGCGCATCGCCCAGGAGGAGATCTTCGGGCCCGTCCTGTCGGTGATCCCGTTCGACGGCGGCGACGAAGCGGCCGTCGCCATCGCCAACGACTCGGACTACGGCCTGCACGGCGCGGTGTTCACCGCCGACCCGGAGCGCGCGCTCGCGGTCGCCCGGCGTGTCGAGAGCGGCACCTTCACGCTCAACGGCTACCTGACCAACACCGCCGCGCCCTTCGGCGGGCTCAAGGCCAGCGGGCTCGGCCGCGAGTTCGGACCGGAAGGGCTCGGCGAGTTCCTCGAGTACCGGACGATCAACGACCCGCGCGCCTCCGCCTGA
- a CDS encoding ABC transporter substrate-binding protein encodes MRTTSARYSGLARATLAGLLVAVLGACVPATEGGTGTARDGDPAARVTVAMSVPASQWDPIATVNEVADNMYFSLLYDRLLTVGANGEILPQLATGYTVSDDGRSVRLDIRPGATFQDGSPIDAAAVVANLERARTSGKAVASSRLAGVTAVRAEGASVVLDLAAPDPALPAELTSVALSIAAPSAFGRLGTEPVGSGPYRLDRAGQDRVSFTRYDGYWDRGPRAAGFDVVAIPTTSTRLNALRSGEIDWAFVNLDAAAEIKQFQSDPAYRVTQVPTRSVFALNLDTRVKPLDDPQVRQALSAAIDRNLLNNSLLGGMCAPSVQPLAAGPGHLDDAPAGGPDVARARATIAARAPGLVLPTVVANGTAAATLAAALQPQLAEIGVTMQINSIDGRSARPEFRSGHFAALLQQVNAEVDPLLQLQLNYAGPDAPGGTSPQLAGLLAAAEQPPLGSPQRTQSLEAVSRELVAQPVHIVICGVPNTYIAAADVVGTDKMPMSDVLNPADVRTLMKVAA; translated from the coding sequence GTGAGAACGACGTCCGCCCGGTATTCCGGGCTCGCGCGGGCCACACTCGCCGGCCTGCTGGTCGCCGTGCTCGGCGCCTGCGTGCCCGCCACCGAGGGCGGCACCGGGACGGCACGCGACGGCGACCCGGCCGCGCGCGTCACCGTTGCCATGAGCGTGCCGGCCAGCCAGTGGGACCCGATCGCCACCGTGAACGAGGTCGCGGACAACATGTACTTCTCGCTGCTCTACGACCGGCTGCTGACGGTCGGCGCGAACGGCGAGATCCTCCCCCAGCTCGCGACGGGCTACACCGTCTCCGACGACGGCCGCTCGGTCCGCCTGGACATCCGTCCGGGCGCGACCTTCCAGGACGGTTCGCCGATCGACGCCGCGGCTGTGGTGGCGAACCTGGAACGAGCGCGCACCAGCGGCAAGGCGGTCGCCTCGTCCCGCCTGGCGGGCGTGACCGCGGTCCGCGCCGAGGGCGCTTCGGTGGTCCTCGACCTCGCCGCCCCCGACCCCGCGCTGCCCGCCGAGCTCACCAGTGTCGCGCTCTCGATCGCGGCGCCGTCGGCGTTCGGCCGGCTGGGCACCGAGCCCGTCGGCTCCGGTCCGTATCGGCTCGACCGGGCAGGCCAGGACCGCGTGTCCTTCACCCGCTACGACGGCTACTGGGACCGGGGCCCGCGGGCCGCCGGGTTCGACGTCGTCGCGATTCCGACGACGTCGACCCGGCTCAACGCCCTGCGGTCGGGCGAGATCGACTGGGCCTTCGTCAACCTCGACGCCGCCGCGGAGATCAAGCAGTTCCAGAGCGACCCCGCCTACCGGGTCACCCAGGTGCCGACCCGGTCGGTGTTCGCCCTGAACCTCGATACCCGCGTCAAGCCGCTCGACGACCCGCAGGTCCGCCAGGCACTGAGCGCGGCCATCGACCGGAACCTGCTGAACAACTCACTGCTGGGCGGGATGTGCGCGCCGTCCGTCCAGCCGCTCGCCGCCGGCCCCGGCCACCTCGACGACGCACCGGCGGGCGGCCCCGATGTCGCGCGGGCCCGGGCGACCATCGCCGCACGAGCACCCGGGCTCGTCCTGCCCACCGTGGTGGCCAACGGGACCGCGGCCGCCACTCTCGCGGCAGCGCTGCAGCCGCAGCTCGCCGAGATCGGCGTGACGATGCAGATCAACTCCATCGACGGACGCTCGGCCCGGCCGGAGTTCCGGTCCGGCCACTTCGCCGCGCTGCTGCAGCAGGTCAACGCCGAGGTGGACCCGCTGCTGCAGCTCCAGCTCAACTACGCCGGTCCGGACGCGCCCGGAGGGACTTCGCCACAGCTGGCCGGCCTGCTCGCGGCCGCCGAGCAGCCACCGCTGGGAAGTCCACAACGGACGCAGTCGCTCGAGGCGGTCTCCCGCGAGCTCGTCGCGCAGCCGGTGCACATCGTCATCTGCGGGGTGCCCAACACCTACATCGCCGCCGCCGACGTCGTCGGAACGGACAAGATGCCGATGAGCGATGTCCTCAACCCGGCCGACGTCCGCACGCTCATGAAGGTCGCGGCATGA